One genomic window of Solanum dulcamara chromosome 10, daSolDulc1.2, whole genome shotgun sequence includes the following:
- the LOC129871209 gene encoding protein EPIDERMAL PATTERNING FACTOR 1 isoform X2, translated as MQDDQRHVPPTKKATLARPMMAKRADTLQVAGSRLPDCSHACGSCKPCRLVMVSFVCSSLEEAETCPVAYKCMCHNKSYPVP; from the coding sequence aTGACCAGAGACATGTGCCACCAACTAAAAAGGCAACATTGGCAAGGCCAATGATGGCAAAAAGAGCAGATACTCTACAAGTAGCAGGATCAAGATTGCCAGATTGTTCTCATGCATGTGGATCATGTAAACCTTGTAGATTAGTGATGGTTAGCTTTGTTTGTTCATCTTTGGAAGAAGCTGAGACTTGTCCTGTAGCTTACAAATGTATGTGTCATAACAAGTCATACCCTGTACCTTAA
- the LOC129871241 gene encoding uncharacterized protein LOC129871241, with product MDKGSIQSNLESFLDCTKPLVASQSLAKSEIRNLNRLWHPKEREEIEYFTLSDLWNCFDEWSAYGAGVPIRLDSGETLVQYYVPYLSAIQIFTSSSSVSSLREDTESVWETRDSCSDSFSDESESEKLSRSDGCSSEEGLFEQDNHLQMNNRLGYLYYQYFERSSPYGRVPLVDKINSLAERHPGLMSLRSVDLSPASWMSVAWYPIYHIPMGRTIKDLSTCFLTFHTLSSSFQDMDLEDNMEKGIRKRKKGETIPLPPFGLGTYKMQGDVWISDRSGRDQERMVSLLSVADSWLKQLGVQHHDFNYFLGIRHG from the exons ATGGATAAAGGCTCAATACAATCAAATCTTGAGTCTTTTTTGGATTGCACAAAACCATTAGTAGCATCCCAGTCTCTTGCCAAG AGTGAAATTAGAAACCTTAATAGGCTTTGGCATCCTAAGGAAAGGGAGGAAATTGAATACTTCACATTGTCTGATCTTTGGAATTGTTTTGATGAATGGAGTGCTTATGGTGCTGGAGTTCCTATCAGATTGGATTCTGGTGAAACTTTAGTTCAATATTATGTGCCTTATCTTTCAGCAATTCAAATTTTCACCAGCAGTTCATCTGTAAGCAGTTTAAG GGAGGATACTGAGTCTGTGTGGGAGACAAGGGATTCTTGCAGTGATTCATTCAGTGATGAGAGTGAGAGTGAAAAGCTTTCGAGATCGGATGGGTGTTCGTCAGAGGAAGGTCTATTTGAGCAAGATAATCACTTGCAAATGAATAATAGATTGGGTTACCTTTATTATCAATACTTTGAGAGATCTTCTCCATATGGAAGAGTACCTCTGGTGGATAAG ATTAATAGCTTAGCTGAAAGGCACCCTGGATTAATGTCATTGAGAAGCGTAGATCTTTCACCAGCTAGTTGGATGTCAGTGGCTTG GTACCCTATATATCACATTCCCATGGGAAGAACCATTAAGGACTTGTCGACATGCTTTCTCACATTCCAcaccctttcttcttcttttcaag ATATGGACCTTGAAGATAACATGGAGAAAGGtattaggaaaagaaagaaaggggaaaCAATTCCACTTCCACCTTTCGGTTTGGGAACTTACAAGATGCAGGGTGATGTGTGGATTTCGGACAGAAGTGGGAGGGACCAAGAGAGGATGGTGTCACTATTAAGCGTGGCCGATTCTTGGCTAAAGCAATTGGGGGTCCAGCACCATGACTTTAACTACTTCTTGGGCATTCGGCATGGCTAA